One part of the Cytophagia bacterium CHB2 genome encodes these proteins:
- a CDS encoding gamma carbonic anhydrase family protein produces the protein MILPYKNITPRLGPGVFVAPNATIIGDVEIGEACSIWFNTVIRGDVNYIRIGRKTNIQDLCMCHVTLNKWPLHIGEGVTLGHGAIVHGCMIGDYCLIGMGATVLDGARIGPQTIVAAGALVREGFVAPEHTLVAGVPAEVKRELRQSEIENLFASAERYMRYKDEYLAAGIGQPPG, from the coding sequence ATGATCCTGCCTTATAAGAACATTACTCCCAGGCTTGGCCCAGGGGTTTTTGTTGCGCCGAATGCGACGATTATCGGCGATGTCGAAATCGGCGAGGCATGCAGCATTTGGTTCAATACCGTCATTCGCGGAGATGTCAATTACATCCGCATTGGCCGCAAGACGAATATTCAAGATTTGTGCATGTGTCATGTCACGCTCAATAAATGGCCGTTGCATATCGGGGAAGGCGTTACCCTCGGTCACGGCGCAATTGTGCACGGTTGTATGATTGGCGATTATTGCTTGATCGGCATGGGCGCAACGGTTCTGGACGGCGCGCGGATTGGTCCGCAAACGATTGTTGCGGCGGGCGCGCTCGTGCGCGAGGGTTTTGTGGCGCCGGAGCATACGCTCGTTGCCGGCGTTCCTGCCGAAGTGAAACGGGAACTGCGCCAAAGCGAAATTGAGAATTTGTTTGCCTCGGCGGAACGCTATATGCGTTATAAAGATGAGTATCTGGCGGCGGGCATCGGCCAACCGCCTGGCTGA